The genome window AAAATAATGCACGGCGCATTTTTGCGACCCTGCTCGAACATATCGCGCACCCGACTGGCACCGACTCCGACAAACATTTCGACGAAATCCGAACCACTGATCGTGAAAAACGGAACGTCGGCCTCACCCGCAACAGCTTTGGCAATCAACGTCTTTCCGGTTCCGGGAGATCCGGCCAGCAGAACCCCTTTCGGCATTTTTCCGCCAAGACGCTGAAACTGTTTCGGGTTTTTAAGGAATTCGACCACTTCCTGCAGCTCTTCTTTGGCTTCTTCCACGCCGGCGACATTGGCGAAAGTGATCTTGTTTTCATCATCCTTCTTCATCAGCTTGGCGCGGCTTTTCCCGAAACTCATGGCCCGGCCGCCGGCGGTGCGCATCTGACGGAAAATGAAAAAGTAAATAATGATAAATCCGATAAAGAACGGAGCCACATTCCAGAAAACCGGCCAGAAGGTCGACGGCGGAGTCACTTTGAATTTAACCTCGTTGGCCTGAAGCATCTTAAACAGGTCCTCGGTGATGACCACGTCGACATAAAACGCCTTCGGCTTCCCGGTGGACGGATCAATCTCGGTGAGCTCTCCGGTCACATGGTCATTGCCGCTCGCACCGCGGACAATCTCACACTGGATGATTTTACCGCTTTTTACGTACTGAAGAAATGTGGGGTTGTAATCGATTCTGCTGTCTTCAGTCTGCTGCTGCTGAAACATGTTCAAAACCACCATCACCACCGCCATCAGCAAAAACCATACGGCAAAACTGCGCATCGGCATCGGAGGCTTCACCTGCGGCATCTTTTTGCGATCATTCGGATTCTTCGGCGGCACGGGTTTCTTTGTCTTTGGTTCCATAAATCTGCGTCCTTCTTTTTCGGGCGAAGAGGAAGATAACCACGAAAACTGAGAAAAGGCACCAAAAAATAACCATTCATGCATCTTCACTCTATTCGCTTATGTTTCGGGTTTATTTTCTTTGGGTGTCCTGTAGACTGCGCCCCGTTATGAGAATTAATCCTTTTAAAGCATGGCGGCCGGCTCCGGAAAAAGCCGGGGACGTGGCATCGGTACCCTACGATGTGGTGAATACGAAACAGGCAGCGGCACTTGCCGAAGGTAATCCAGACTCCTTTCTGCACGTGGTACGGGCCGAAATCGACCTGCCGGACGGCACAGACCTCTACAGCAACGCGGTCTATGCCAAAGCCAACGAAAACCTGCAGCGCATGATGGCCGACGGCACACTCATCCGCGAAGAAGCCCCCAGCTTCTACCTCTACAGCCAGCAAATGGGCGATCACCTCCAATACGGAATCGTCGCTGGATGCCATATTGAGGATTACGAAAACGGCCTGATCAAAATTCATGAAAAAACCCGCAAGATCAAAGAACAGGACCGTACCCGCTACGTGGATGAGCTCAACGCCAACACCGGCCCGGTCTTTCTGACCTGCAAGGACAGCGACATCGTCGGCAGCCTGATGGAACAAATCGCCGCCACCAAACCGCTCTATCAATTCACCGCGACGGACGGCATCACCCACACGGTTTGGAAAATTGAGGAAACCGGAGCCTTCGCCGCGGCCTTTGCCGAAGTGCCCGCTTTTTACGTCGCCGACGGCCATCACCGTTCTGCCAGCGCCGCAAAAGTCGGCGCCATGCGCCGCGCAGCCAACCCCGACCACAACGGTTCCGAACCCTACAACTGGTTCCTCGCCGTAATCTTTCCGGAAAGTCAGCTTAAGATTCTTCCTTATAACCGTGTTGTGCTCAGTCTCGGAGACCAGACCGCCGATGAATTTTTCCAGGGTTTGGAACAATCGTTCTCGGTTGAGGCCAACGGGCAAAAAGAGCCGTCCGCCCCCGGATCGGTCTGCATGTACACTGATGGCAAATGGTTCGAACTGACCCCCAAAGAATCCATTCCAACGGATCCGGTCGGTTCGCTGGATGTCAGTATTCTGCAGGACCGCGTTCTGGCCCCCCTGCTCGGCATTGATGATCCGCGCGAAAGCGATGACATCGACTTTGTCGGCGGCATTCACGGCACGGCCGAACTGGAACGCCGCGTGAACGAAGGCGAAGCGGTTGTCGCTTTTTCACTCTACCCCACCACGATCGCCCAGCTGATGGACGTGGCTGATGCCGGACTGCTGATGCCGCCGAAAAGCACCTGGTTCGAGCCGAAGCTCCGCTCCGGACTGCTGGTCAATACGCTGGACTAAACCGGATCAAACAATCATCGTTGACTGGCTCCCGACTCTGTCGGGAGCTTTTTTATTGTCCCGCGACTTTATCGGAAAACTGAATATCATAGAGATATTTATATTTTCCGTCCTGCAGCAGGAGCTCATCATGCGAGCCCTGCTCCACAATTTTACCCTGATCCAGCACCACGATGCTGTCGGCATGGGCAATGGTGGAAAGGCGGTGGGCAATCACAAAGACCGTCCGATCCTTCATCAACTCGTCCAGCGCCTCCTGAACCAACCGCTCCGACTCGGTATCCAACGCACTCGTCGCTTCATCCAAAATGAGAATCGGCGGGTTCCGCAGCAACGCACGGGCAATCGCCACGCGCTGCGCCATTCCGCCGGAGAGCAGCGATCCCCGTTCGCCAATCACCGTATCGTAGCCATCCTCCAGCTTCATAATGAACCGATGGGCATTGGCGCGCCGCGCAGCAGCCTCAATCTGCTCGCGAGAGGCATTGGGCGAGCCGTAGGCAATATTGTCGGCCACGCTACGATTAAACAACACCGTGCTTTGCGTCACCACGCCGATCTGCTCGCGCAGGGAATGAACCGTGTACTGGCGAATATCCTTCCCGTTCACGGAAACGGAACCGCCGGTTACATCGAAGAAGCGCGGAATCAGATTCACCAACGTGGTCTTGCCGGCACCGGAACTTCCGACAAACGCAATACACTGCCCCGCATGCACATCCAGACTGACCCCATCGAGGATCATTTTTTCATCGTAGGCGAAGGATACATTCCGGAACGTGATATCTTGCACACTTCCGTTAAACGGAACCGCCTCCGGCATATCTGCGATGGCGTTCTCAACATCCAGAATCTCGAATACGCGTTCCGCTCCGGGGGCGGCGCGCTGAATGCGCATATGGATCTGGCTCAGCTTCTTCGCGGGTTTGTACATTGACAACATGGCTGCCGCGAATGACACCAGCAACGCCAGTGAGAGATCGTTCAGAAAGGCATACACGACCACCCCGGAAAGTCCGATCGACGAAAGAAAGGTAATGATCGGCTCGTTCAGAGAACGTGCGCGCGTCTGTTTCATCGCCATTTTAAACATGCGCATGTTCGACAGATTAAACCGGGTAGTTTCCTCTCCCTCCATCTGGAAAGCCTTCACCACCAAAGCGCCGTTAATGGATTCCTGCGCCGCCGAAAGCAGATCGCCGGAACTCTCCTGCCCGCTTTTCGAGGCCTTGCGAACTCGACGCCCCAGCAGCGCCACCGGCACAATACAGACGGGAAAAACCACCAGTGCCATAATCGACAGCTTCCAGTCGAGCACCACCATGGCGCCAATCAAACCAATCAGCGTGAAGGGTTCGCGGATGATATCGCCAATCACATTGGTCACCAACTGGGCCAGCAATCCCGTATCGCTCGTCACACGCGAAATCAGGTCGCCCGTCCGGCTCTTTCCAAAAAACTGGATCGGAAGCGAGTGGATATGCTCAAACAGCTTGCTGCGCAAATCGGTAATCACCCGATTGCCCACCCACTCGACCAGATATTTACCGCCAAAAAAGACAATACCCTGGAAAAGAGTCACCGCCATCAGAAGCACGACGGTTAAAATAATGCGATCAAGGCCGATGTCGCCAGCCTGCCCCTCCATATCACCACCTGCCACCGAAGCGATGCCCGCCACGCTCATCTCTTCTCCGGAAATGCCGCCCAATGCCCACCGCATCACCACGATCATCGCGCCCATCGCCCCGCCATGCAGCATGCCGCAGACAATGCCCACGGCCAGCCGCAGACAATAAGGGCGCACAAAAGGAAAGAAGCGTTTATAGATTTCGAATGACTCGACCGGCTTGTTGTCTCTGTTTTGCATTCGCGACATACTCCACAAACCCACTCCAAACGCAACGCAAAAAGGCGTACACTCCAAACGCACAATCCGCTCGAAACAACTTCAAACCGTGCGTCATAAACTGCTAACCTCCCCCGCATGCACATTATCCAAATTCTGCCGGAACTGAACCAGGGGGGCGTCGAGCGCGGCACGGTTGAATTCAACCGCGAGCTCGTAAAACGCGGCCATCAATCCACCGTCATCTCAAACGGCGGCGAACTGATGCCGCGTATTGAAAAAGACGGCGGCCGGCATGTGTTGCTCGATGTCTCTTCCAAAAACCCCCTCACCTTTTTTTCCCGAGTCTTAAAACTTAAAACCGAACTCTTAAAGCTGGATGCAGATCTTCTGCACGCCCGCAGCCGCGTTCCGGCATGGCTGTGCTGGTTTGCCAACAAAAAGCTCAGAATCCCATTCGTCACCACCGTCCATGGCTTCAACAGCGTCAGCAAATACAGCGAAATCATGGTTCGCGGCGACCGGGTGATCTACGGAAGTTCAGCCATCAAAGACTACATCCTGAAAAACTACACAACAGATCCCGCCGTCCTGCGCTATGTACCGCGCGGAATCGATATGGATCATTTTGACCCGGCCCGGGCAAATCATGACTTCATGGCCGGATTCCGCAAACAGCACGATCTCGAAAACCGCTTTGTCATCACCATCGTCGGCCGCATTACCGAATGGAAGGGGCACGACTGCTTTATCCGCGCCCTGGCCGCAGTGCAGAAGAAACACCCGGAAGCGGTTGGCGTCGTGGCCGGCGGCATCTGGCACGGTAAAGAGGACTATTTCCAGTCCCTCCAGCAACTGGCTTCTGACCTTGGCGCCGATATTCGTTTTACCGGCTCACAATCCGAAGTACGCGAAATCTACGCACTCAGCAACCTAGTCGTCTCCGCGGCCTCAACCAAAGCGGAGACATTCGGCCGCACCGCGGCGGAAGCACTCGCCATGAACACCCCGGTGGTCGCCAGCGCCCACGGAGGTTCGCTCGATATTCTGATCGACAGACAAAACGGACTGCTGTTCGAACCGGGCAACGACCGGGATCTGGCAGAAAAGATCGAACAGGCTCTGCAGATTCAGTTTAAAAACATGCGCGAGCATATCCTGGAAAACTTCAGCCTCGCCCGAATGACTGAAGATGAACTGGCTGTTTATCATGAATTAATCGATACAGCCGGGCTCAATCAATAACACTCAGCGCCTTCATCAAAGCATCCGCCACCTTGTCATTCGCATAAAACCTGTTATACAAGGCGCGAGCGGACTGCCCTCTCTCCTCAAGCATTTCAGGATGCTTCGCCCACTGACGAACCGCATTTGCCAGCGCCTCCGGGCTGGCGGCAGGAATCCAGGCAACACCGCTCCTGCCTGCCTCGCGCACATCCTGTGAATAAACCGGCGAATCCATTGTGATAATCGGCCGCGCACACGCAATTGCCTGATACAATTTATTCGGGATAACCCGGGAGGCCTTGGGAGTATCTCCGAAAATTCCGAGTAAGATATCGGCCTTTCCAATCCGCTCCGCAAGCTGGGAGCATGGGACCCAGTCTTCAAAAGAAACGTTCGCAAGATCGACCGAAGCGCGCTCGCAGTTTTCACGCAATTTCCCCTGACCCACGAAAGTCCAATTCACCTCTGGGACAAGGCGTGCAGCCTCCACAATAAACCGAACTCCCTGCAACGGAACAAAACTTCCATAAAACAAAACCTCGACCGGGCCGGCGGGCGCACGACCCGGCTGCGGAACAAACAGCTTTTCCTCCGCCCCGACCGGAACGATAAAAATGCGAGCCGGATCAGCGCCCAGTTCTTCCGAGAAAAACCGGGCATGTTCCTGAGTATCGGCAAGAACAATCCTTGAAGAACGAAACATACCGCCTTCCCAACGGCGCAACCGTTCTGCTCGAAAACTTCCCTCCGCCAGCTTCCGGTTTTCAAAAACCCGTTTGTCGTAACTGCTGATCAGGGGGTCGAACAGAATCGGAACGTTCAGCCGGCGGGCATACCGTTTGGCTGCATAAAAATCGCGTTGCCGGAAATTAGGAACCCAGATCAGGTCGGGCCGGGGCATACGCTTCAGCAAGGCCTGCAGATCGCCCACCGAAGACCAAGAGGGATGAAAATCCACAACTTCCCAGCCGTTATCATGCAGCAAATCTCTCAAAATGCGATTGCGAGAATACCCGGGATTAAACCGCCCCCACCATAATACTGTTTTTATCTTATCCATAAAATCAACTCTTCACGCAAGACAACGGCTCTTCGCCATTAAAAACATACTACTAATTAAAACTATCCTCTTGCACTGCACTCCAGCAAACAGGATCATGCGGACCCCATATTTTCAACGTAAAAATCATGACGACAAAATCAATTGAATATTTTTTTGTTTAACACACAGGATTAAACAACATGAAAGTAATGGTAGTAAAAGACAGAAACGTACTGAACACAAAGTTTCTGGCCCAGTTCGTCAACAGTTTATCCAGCATCGGCCACGAAGTTCATGTCGTCTGCGACAGCTACCGGAAACCCGGACAGGGCGTTGTTCTTGATGAAAATGTGACGTTCACAAACCTGAGTGCCCGAACAGACAACGCGCTTAAGAATTTTTATATCCAGCTGCGCAAACACCTGACCATTCCGTCCTTCCGGTTCCAAAAACTCATTCAGGCCGAAAGACCGGACGTGATCATCTGCTATTTTCTGGTCGATC of Tichowtungia aerotolerans contains these proteins:
- a CDS encoding glycosyltransferase, with the translated sequence MDKIKTVLWWGRFNPGYSRNRILRDLLHDNGWEVVDFHPSWSSVGDLQALLKRMPRPDLIWVPNFRQRDFYAAKRYARRLNVPILFDPLISSYDKRVFENRKLAEGSFRAERLRRWEGGMFRSSRIVLADTQEHARFFSEELGADPARIFIVPVGAEEKLFVPQPGRAPAGPVEVLFYGSFVPLQGVRFIVEAARLVPEVNWTFVGQGKLRENCERASVDLANVSFEDWVPCSQLAERIGKADILLGIFGDTPKASRVIPNKLYQAIACARPIITMDSPVYSQDVREAGRSGVAWIPAASPEALANAVRQWAKHPEMLEERGQSARALYNRFYANDKVADALMKALSVID
- a CDS encoding DUF1015 domain-containing protein, with the protein product MRINPFKAWRPAPEKAGDVASVPYDVVNTKQAAALAEGNPDSFLHVVRAEIDLPDGTDLYSNAVYAKANENLQRMMADGTLIREEAPSFYLYSQQMGDHLQYGIVAGCHIEDYENGLIKIHEKTRKIKEQDRTRYVDELNANTGPVFLTCKDSDIVGSLMEQIAATKPLYQFTATDGITHTVWKIEETGAFAAAFAEVPAFYVADGHHRSASAAKVGAMRRAANPDHNGSEPYNWFLAVIFPESQLKILPYNRVVLSLGDQTADEFFQGLEQSFSVEANGQKEPSAPGSVCMYTDGKWFELTPKESIPTDPVGSLDVSILQDRVLAPLLGIDDPRESDDIDFVGGIHGTAELERRVNEGEAVVAFSLYPTTIAQLMDVADAGLLMPPKSTWFEPKLRSGLLVNTLD
- a CDS encoding ABC transporter ATP-binding protein, coding for MQNRDNKPVESFEIYKRFFPFVRPYCLRLAVGIVCGMLHGGAMGAMIVVMRWALGGISGEEMSVAGIASVAGGDMEGQAGDIGLDRIILTVVLLMAVTLFQGIVFFGGKYLVEWVGNRVITDLRSKLFEHIHSLPIQFFGKSRTGDLISRVTSDTGLLAQLVTNVIGDIIREPFTLIGLIGAMVVLDWKLSIMALVVFPVCIVPVALLGRRVRKASKSGQESSGDLLSAAQESINGALVVKAFQMEGEETTRFNLSNMRMFKMAMKQTRARSLNEPIITFLSSIGLSGVVVYAFLNDLSLALLVSFAAAMLSMYKPAKKLSQIHMRIQRAAPGAERVFEILDVENAIADMPEAVPFNGSVQDITFRNVSFAYDEKMILDGVSLDVHAGQCIAFVGSSGAGKTTLVNLIPRFFDVTGGSVSVNGKDIRQYTVHSLREQIGVVTQSTVLFNRSVADNIAYGSPNASREQIEAAARRANAHRFIMKLEDGYDTVIGERGSLLSGGMAQRVAIARALLRNPPILILDEATSALDTESERLVQEALDELMKDRTVFVIAHRLSTIAHADSIVVLDQGKIVEQGSHDELLLQDGKYKYLYDIQFSDKVAGQ
- a CDS encoding glycosyltransferase family 4 protein, which encodes MHIIQILPELNQGGVERGTVEFNRELVKRGHQSTVISNGGELMPRIEKDGGRHVLLDVSSKNPLTFFSRVLKLKTELLKLDADLLHARSRVPAWLCWFANKKLRIPFVTTVHGFNSVSKYSEIMVRGDRVIYGSSAIKDYILKNYTTDPAVLRYVPRGIDMDHFDPARANHDFMAGFRKQHDLENRFVITIVGRITEWKGHDCFIRALAAVQKKHPEAVGVVAGGIWHGKEDYFQSLQQLASDLGADIRFTGSQSEVREIYALSNLVVSAASTKAETFGRTAAEALAMNTPVVASAHGGSLDILIDRQNGLLFEPGNDRDLAEKIEQALQIQFKNMREHILENFSLARMTEDELAVYHELIDTAGLNQ